In Paenibacillus sonchi, the genomic stretch TGAAGCGGTAATTCCGAAAGGAAGTCCCCATCCGGCTTGCCTATCAAGTATAGGGGAATGAGGGACGCAGCACAATGCCGCCCCGCCATATTCGGCGCTCATGATCTTTTAGCATCAGTACTAACCACAAAGGAGAATACATATGCCCAATCAGGAAGAATACAGTGAACAATTATATACAGAGGACGCGCTGCTGCTCAAGGTGAAGCAGGCCATTAAAGACAGCGGCATGCCCGAGGTGTCCATTGCACCCGGATATGGGCGGCTGCTGACAATGCTGGTGGCGGTGTCCCGTTCCACGCGGATTTTGGAGATTGGCGCGCTTGGCGGGTACAGCGGCATCTGCCTCTGCCGCGGACTCAGCAAGGCAGGGCGGCTGACCTCGCTTGAACTGAAAGCCGAATACGCGGAGCTTGCCGGACGGCATCTGGAAGAGGCCGGATTCGGTGAAGCTGTGGAATACAAGCTCGGCCCGGCGCTGGACAGCCTGAAGCTGCTGGAAGCGGAGGGCCGGACCTTTGATTTCTTTTTTATTGATGCCGATAAGGAAAACTATCCGAATTATCTGGAATATGCCATTAAGCTTGCAGCACCGGGTGCGTTGATCGCCGGAGATAATATTTTTCTGCGCGGAAGGACCTTGAATGCAGAGAAGAATGGACCGGCCGTACAGGCGATGCGCCGCTTCAATGAGATGATTGCCAGTGATGAGCGGCTGACCAGCACTCTGCTCCCCGCATAC encodes the following:
- a CDS encoding O-methyltransferase, giving the protein MPNQEEYSEQLYTEDALLLKVKQAIKDSGMPEVSIAPGYGRLLTMLVAVSRSTRILEIGALGGYSGICLCRGLSKAGRLTSLELKAEYAELAGRHLEEAGFGEAVEYKLGPALDSLKLLEAEGRTFDFFFIDADKENYPNYLEYAIKLAAPGALIAGDNIFLRGRTLNAEKNGPAVQAMRRFNEMIASDERLTSTLLPAYDGLALAVVK